CATTTGCATCATTCCTGCAACCCGCCAGCATCATGAAGGCAAAAACAAGAACACAGACTGTTCCGGCAATACGCTTCACTGTCTTTTCCTTCAGGATTTGTTGCAGGCTGGAAGCGGCTTGATTATATACAATCGCATGACCTGGACAATCGCCGCCCTGTACCGCTTTGTGACCATCGCCGATCCGGCCGCCCTGCGGCTGGAGCTGAGGGAATCTTTCGCGCAGCTGGGCCTGTGCGGTACGCTGCTGGTGGCGCCGGAGGGGATCAATGGCACCCTGGCGGGAAGTCCTGGTTCTGTCGACCGGATGCTGGAAATCTTGCATGAAAAAACAGGCCTGCCCCGGGATGATGTGAAATTCTCGGCCGCGGAGACAAAGCCCTTCCGCCGTCAGAAAATCCGCCTGAAGCGCGAGATCATCACCTTCGGCCAGCCCCAGGCTGATCCTGCCGTCCGGGCCGGACAGTATGTGGAGGCCAAAGACTGGAACGCGCTGGTCAGCCAGCCGGACGTGCTGGTTCTGGACACCCGCAATACCTATGAGACCGCCATCGGCACGTTCCGCAGCGCGCTGGATCCACAGATCGAATGCTTTACGGATTTCGTCCGCTATGTCCGGGAAAAGCTGGACCCGCAGAAACACAGGAAAGTGGCCATGTACTGCACCGGCGGCATCCGGTGCGAAAAGGCCTCGGCGTTCATGCTGGCCGAGGGCTTCCCGGAGGTC
The sequence above is drawn from the Pseudomonadota bacterium genome and encodes:
- a CDS encoding rhodanese-related sulfurtransferase, which translates into the protein MIIYNRMTWTIAALYRFVTIADPAALRLELRESFAQLGLCGTLLVAPEGINGTLAGSPGSVDRMLEILHEKTGLPRDDVKFSAAETKPFRRQKIRLKREIITFGQPQADPAVRAGQYVEAKDWNALVSQPDVLVLDTRNTYETAIGTFRSALDPQIECFTDFVRYVREKLDPQKHRKVAMYCTGGIRCEKASAFMLAEGFPEVYHLKGGILKYLEDVPQTESRWNGECYVFDRRVSVGHGLVPGQHSMCFSCGFPLTPQDRSDPRYEEGVSCPRCAGTRTEHEKANLRTRPQQRGWVRAETVT